The genome window CCCCGAAGCCTATTACCACCGGGGGATTGCCTATTATCATAGCGCCCAACTCAACGAAGCCCTGGCCGACTGTAATAAAGCGATTGCACTAACGCCGCAAAATGCAGAGATCTTAACTTTTCGCGGCGAGGTTTACAAGGCGTTACAACAAATAGGCAAGGCTATTGCTGATTTTAATATGGCTGTCACTATCAACCCTAATTATGCTCCGGCATATTACCAGGCGGCTGGGACTTATTTGGAAATAAAAAACTATGCCGCCGCATTGCCATTAATTAATAAGGCAATTGCCCTGATACCAAACGCAGCGGAGTATTATTGGATCCAGGCGCGGTTGTATTTATATACGGATAAAAACAGTGACGCTTTAACAGCAGCCAATAAGGCTGTTGAACTTAACCCAAAAGCGCCGGAGGGCTATATGTGGAAAGCGTCTGCCTTTTTTAACCAGGAAAAATACGATGAGGCCATAAAAACCATTAGCCAGGGCATAACCATCAATCCTGAATATTATTTACTTTATAGTCTGCGGGCTTCTATGTACAGGGATAAGGGATTTGTTTCCCTTGCGGATGCCGATGATTTGAAAGCCAAACAATTAGCGGCTAACATTAAATGAGATGAAAACTTTTGCCGCACTCACATTACTTAGCCTTGCCATTGGTAACCTAAATGCCCAATGTACATCAGGCAACTGTATTACCGGCACCGGGACCTATAATTATGGCTGGTGCATTTACACCGGTGAATTTAAAAACAGCAAACCCCAGGGCAGAGGCAGCATGAAGTATGATGATTATACCTACACCGGGCATTTTGAGAATGGGCTGGAAGACGGGGAGGGGATAATCACGCATGCCGACGGATCGCGGGAAAACGTAACGTACCTGGCCGGTAAAAAAGTAACCTCTGTTTTGGCTAAAGTTGCCGAAAAAGACTACAAGCCCGTTGTTGTACAGGATGTACATTGTTTAAGTGGCGACTGTATTACCGGTTACGGCACTTACCAGTTTCCGTCGGGCAATAAATACACCGGAATGTTTAATGACCGCAGGAGGGAAGGCAGAGGGATATTTTACTTTGCCGGCGGCGATAAATTTGAAGGAGAATGGCTTAATAATCAAAAAGCCAACGGAACTTATTATTTTAACACGGGGGCTAAATACACAGGTAACTATGATAGTAACGGAAATGAATATAATGGTATAATTACTTCGGTTACGGGCATGTCTATCCCTTATGTAAATGGTAGGGCCGTAATACCTCCGGCACCCGTGATACCAATGGGCGCCGACCTGCGGGGGGACACCCGCCAGGCCAAAGCCTCAACCGAAAGGGTTAAAATGCCGTGTTCGGTATGCTTTGGTACAGGAAAGATTTCCAAAACAGAGGATTGGTCTAACTACGGAGCTGCACAAGGTGGCAGTAGGGAAACCTACCGGTTAGAGCGGGTATATTCAAGTTGTTATAAATGCCATGGATCTGGTGTAGAATAATGTTTATTATTATTATTACTATTATTATGGGTTTCAACTTATTTAATATTGTGCAATCTGTTGCTAATACCTATATTCATCGAACCCAATCATATTTAAACAAATGCAGCCAGTTATAATTGAGTTTCAAAGAAAAAAAAACTGCTTAATAGTTTTGTGTATTTTATTCCTGGTACCTATCTCCGCTTTTTCTCAAATAAACAGAACTGCCGATAGCTTAAAGTACAGGATAAGCCAAACTAAAGACCCTAATATCAAAGCCAAGAATTATCTTCAATTATCTCAATTACTGTCGCACCGTGAAATGGATGTTGCAAAAAGTTACCTGGACTCCGCCAGCAAGTTCGGGAAATTGAAAATGACAGCCGAGGTGTCAATGCTATTAAACAAAGGTTATGCAGATTATTATGATAATACCGGAAAACCTGATAGTGTAATTAAATATGCCAATGTAAGCTTTGAACTGGCCACCAAATTAGGAAACCGACAGGTTGAAGCCGCTGCGCTTAATTTAAAAGGCAATGCGTACATGACCAAAAGGAATTTCAAAGATGCCGAAGCTGCCTACGTTGATGCCATGAGGATATATTCATCCCAAAACAATGACCTTGCTGTTGGTAACCTTTATGTTAACCTCGGCTACCTTTTTCAACAGCAGCACCTTGTTACCGAAGCTGAAAAACAATACGGCGAGGCAGACATAATTTTTAAAAAACTGGAAAATGCCGGCAGATTGGCCCAACTATACAATAACTACGGCATTTTATATGGCGAAAACAATCAATTTCTTAAGTCGGCGCAGTTTTTTGAAGCCTCAATGCGTATTCGCGAAAAATTGAAAGACCCGCTCGCGTTAGCAAACGCTTATTTAAATGTAGGTGGCATTAACGTGTTGTTAAAGAACTATAAAAAGGCCGAAGTAAACTTGTTGAATGCGAAAATGCAATTCGAAAAAATAAACAACATCCAGGGAGTAACCAGTTGCTTAACCAACCTGGGCGAATTGTATGAAAACACAAAGGACTATAAAAAGGCTATTGCTTATTGTAAAGAATCAATAGCACTTTCTAAGGCAAATCATAACAACGAGGACCTGGAGAATGCGCTGATCAACATTAGTAATATTTATACCAAAACGGGAGACTACAAAACTGCGTACGACTATAAAGACAAGCTGGAGCGCTTGAAGGACACCATCTATCAGAAAAGTCTAACGGGCCAGATCGCAGAAATGCAAACCAAATTTGAGACAGAAAAAAAGGAGCAAAAAATTGTATTGCTGAACAAAGAAAATATTATACAAAAACTCTCTATCTCAAGTAGAAATACTACCATATTAATCATCATATTATTATTTATATTCTCAATATTAATGGGCGGTCTATTTTATAACCGCTATAAGCTTAAACAAGATGCCCGCTTACAGGCGGAAGTGATCAATCAACAAACGCTGGCTTCTAAAGGTATAATTGAAGCTGAAGAATGCGAACGCAAGCGTATAGCCGCCGAATTGCACGATGGTGTAGGGCAATTGTTCACTACCGTTAAAATGAACCTGGAAATTTTAATGGAGCGTTTCCTGGTGAGGCAACCGGACGCCGATCAGCTGGCTGAAAAAACAATGGCGATGGTTGATGAAAGTTGTATTGAAGTAAGATCTATAGCCCATCAAATGATGCCGAATGCTTTAATTAAAAGTGGACTGGTGTCTGCCCTGCGCGACTTTATCAATAAAATACCAACTGATAAGTTAAAAATAGCACTCGAAACCAAGGGGATTGATAAATCACTGGAAAGTACCACCGAAACAGTATTATACAGGGTGATACAAGAATCTGTAAACAACGTGATTAAACACGCAGGTGCTACATCACTTGATATTTTGTTATTGTGCGATGCTAAGGAAATAACGGTATCAATTGAAGATAATGGTAAAGGGTTCGATAGTGTGGATAAAAGTAAATTCGCGGGTATTGGTTTAAAAAATATGATTAGCAGGGTAGAATATTTGAAGGGAACGGTAGATATATCTTCTGCTCCTGGTAAAGGAACCTTGGTTGCCATCTTTATCCCTTTGAATTAGTATGGAAAAAACCGACCCCAAGCGTATTTTTATAGTGGATGACCACCAGATGGTGATTGACGGCATTAACCTGATGATTGAAGGCAGGCCTGAATTTTTAACTGTTGGTGAAAGTACGCAACCGCTTGCTGTTTTAGAATTGTTGGCTAATATTCCGGCAGACATTTTAATTACCGATGTGGGCATGCCCGGTATGAGTGGTGTTGAACTGGCCCGGGCTGTAAAAAACAAATTCCCTCACATCAAAATACTTGCCCTTTCAATGTTTGGCGACAGCCAAATTATTGCAGAAATGATTGACGCCGGCATTTCCGGGTATATCTTAAAAAACGCGGGAAAAAAAGAACTGGTTGAAGCCCTGACAAAGATTTCAGACGGGCAAAATTACTTTGGCCAGGAAATTACCTTACAGTTGATGAAATCCTTTAAACGCAACCAGGAAGAAACTAAACTTACCGACCGGGAAGTAGAAATTATCCGGATGATTGAAAAGGATATGACCACCAGGGAGATTGCGGAAACCCTGTTCATCAGCGAACGTACCGTAGAAACCCATCGTAAAAATATCCTCCATAAAACCAATACACAAACGGTTGTTGGTTTACTCAAATACGCGTACGAAAGAAAGATCATTTAAGCCTGTATTGTTAGCGCGAAAGGTACGTAGCTGAATATGCCGATTGCTCGGTATTGTTTGAATAACAGCGCATTAAGATATTTATATAAATCTTAATGTCATGAAAAAACAGCTAAAACTCATCTTTTTCTTACTGTTACTGGCGGGCACATTTAATGCTTGCAAAAAAAATTCAGGTGCCGAAGCCAAGCCTGCGAATACCACCGGGCAGTTTGTTTTTAAGTTAGACGGCGCGCGGATTGTTATTGATTCTGCCAATGCTATCTTGTATTCAACGCCAATGGGCAGGCAAATGGATGTATTTGCTTATAAAAGCGGCACCCAGATCCTGGAATTTCATTTTGACCCAAAAACAGGAGTGAAGGCGGCGGGAACTGTATTAGGTGCCGGCGCATTTTTAACTTATATGGAATCGGCAACCCAAAGCTACGATTCACAATCCGGCGTGTTAACATTAACCACTTGCGATACTTTAGGTAAAAAAATTGAAGGCGATTTTAATTTTGTTGCAAAACAGTATCCCTATACGGGTACCGCCAAAACCATTACCGAAGGCCATATGCTGCTCACAAAAATTTCCAAATAACCCATTCATTTTAAATTTTATGAAAAATTTTACTCCTGTTTTAAGAATTGCTGTTTCCTGTTTTTTAATAGTAAGCGCCATTATTTCCTGTAAAAAGGATAATCAAACCAACCCGCCCCCCGCTGTAAAGCCCGTGGTTACCAATGTGCAACCGAAAGATCCTATGCCCGGTGATGTGGTAACCATTACCGGAACCGGCTTTGGTTCAATAGCCACTGATGTAAAAGTAACCATCGGTGCACAGGTCGTTACCATAACATCGGTTACAACTACCGAAATCAAATTTACACTGCCAGCTGGGATAACTGCAGGCGATATTGCCGTGGCGATTAAAAATGTAATAGCCAATAATACAGACCCTCAAAAGGCTACAATTACTCCTAAACCATCGCTGGTTCCGGCAGCAACTATCACATCTATTAATCCAACATCGGGAAAAGTGGGTGACGTTGTAACTATTACAGGCACAAATTTCAGTGCAACCGCAACAGATGATGTAGTAAAGTTTAACGGGGTAACTGCTACGGTAAGCGCTGCTACCACTACCGCATTAACTGTTAGTGTGCCCGCCACAGCAACAACGGGCACAATCTCTTTAAGTGTAAAGAGCGCAGCCATAATTACCGGTCCTTCGTTTACCATTAATACTTCAACAGGCGGTACAGGTTCACCTATAAACTATATTAAAGTTTTAGGCGGAACAGCCACAGTTTCTAAAATAGCTTCTGCACCGGCAGAAATCGGCGCAATGGTAGTCGATAAAAAAAATAATGTGCTTTATTATGCTGACTATACAGTTTTTGCTGCTTCACACGCGGGCACCGTTTATAAATTGAAGCTGGACGGCAGCGCGCCCACACCCCTCACTACTGATAGCCGCATAAACACCGTATTTAATTTAGGGGTAGATGCGACTGGTAATGTGATTGTGTTTACAGGCGTAGATAAACAAGGCATTAATGTAAATGTGTATAAAGTAGATCCGGGGACAGGATCTGTTACCGGGCTTGCCACCAATGTAAATCTGGGTGGGGGTAACTATCCCTTAGTCGTAGATTCACAAGGAGGTATCTGGAATGGATATGGCCAAAAACTAAATACCGCAACTAATAAATTCGACCGAAATGCTACCTTTCCTTACACCAGCTATACCAGCACTTTTTACCAGGGCGATGGAATTTATGTTGACAATGCGTCAGGCACAGATGTTGGCTTTGTTAAATACAACCTTTTAACCAAAAATGGCACATCGACAGATTTTACCTTGCAAGCCCTGTTTAAGCAGGATAACGCCGATATAGGCAGCAACAGCCACAGTTTGGATGTGCAGTCAAGATACGCTATAGATAACAGCGAAAATTTTTATGCCTTATATCCTATTGCCGGTGATGCAGCGTCTTTTTATAATGATTACTATGTAATTCGCAAAACTAAAAATGGCACAGCCGCAGCCAGTTCACTACTGCTCAAATTTACAACGCCATTTAATGTGCCGGCTTATACTCAGCCGCGATCAAATATCGGCCTTTTGTTCCAGTCAGATGGTGCAGGTAATTTATACATGAAAGATAACGGAACTGATATAATTAAGATTATTCAATAATATAATTCGATAACATGATTAAGCCTTCAGATAAATACATCTGAAGGCTTTTTAATATTACATAAATACCGAAGGATGGGTTTGTGCACTTTTAGTGATTGCGACCCTTTCTTATTATTCCCTGCTAAAATCTCATTTCAATGCGGTCAACAATTCAAAGGAACGTTTTGGGTTAACCAGTTTAATGCGTCCGTCGGCTGAAATGTCGGCTCCCTTTTTGATCAGCGTAATTACTTCTGCCGGGCTAAGCGATGGTTTCATTGCGATAAGTTTCGCCGCCAGGTTAGCTATATAAGGCGTAGCCATTGAGGTGCCGGATAGCAAGATCTTAGAGCCTCCAGGTGCAAAGCTTTCAACCAGGTACCCGTTTGCATGGATTGCAACCTTTTTCCCGGTGGCAGTAAAATCAGTTTCCAAACCTGCGCTGTTAACTGAGCCAACGCCTATCATATTTGGAATATCAAGCGCGGCAGGATATCTTAAATCCATATCCGAGTTAGAATTTTTATTCCCGTTGGAGGCTACGAAAAGAATCCCGGGTGCAGAACTGAACGCTTCGTAAAGGGCGTTTTTACGCATGGTCCATAATTTTACAGCAAGGTTTTTTTGCTCATCTGCGGGCATCTTTGGGTTGTATTTGGCAATATCAGTTTGATAGTCGCTGATAAAGTAGCCCCAACTCATGGTAACTACACGAACGTTGGCCGCCTTCCAGTATTTTACAAGGTCTTTCAAGTTTTTGGCCACTTTCAACTCTGTTTCTACAGCAGGAGATTTTGCGTCCGGTGTAAATCCTACATCTTCACTAAATCTTACCGTAAGTAACCTGGCATACGGGTTACCACGCATCGCAATTCCTGCTACGTGGGTGCCATGCACATAGTCGGCAACAAGATTAATCAAGTTCCAAATGGAATCGCGTTGTACCACATTTGCTTTGGTGGTTACATCTTTGAAGTACCTGAATTCAGTGCTTTCTATGCCGGCTTCATCGTCGCCATAGCCCTTCAGCAGCTTTACGGCATCCGGGTACGATTTTTGCCTTTCTGCTGTTAAAGGCATCAGCAAGTGGCTGTCTTTATTTTCCTGTAAATCGTACGCCACACCGTGAACATCATCCACATAACTATTATGATCATTATCCAGGCCGTCAATCTTCTCTTTTTTATTGGTATATAACCTGTCTTTAAAAACAGATATGTCGGTACCGAGGTCAAAAACACAAATAACTACCGGCGTGTAAGGCTTTCCCGGTGGCAGGGTCAACTCGCGTGCGGGCCATATATTCACCTGTTTGCGTGCTGCGGCACGGGTTACACTATCCATAACTAAGGTAACTACCTTGCTGACTTTGTCGAAATCGTGCATTTCATAAAAAAGGAATAACACGTAATCCAGGTTCCTGATAGAAAGCGGTCCATTAGCAATTGGCGGGTTTAAATCACTTGCAGCTATTTTAACATATTCAGCTGCGGTGAGGTTGGCGTATTGCTGCCTTATGCGCTGCAATGACGACGCAGCAGACTCATAAGCGATGGCATTTATCTTTTTTGTAAACACAGCGTGGAAATTGACCATGTAATCAGCCGATTCCGGATCGCCGGACGCTATTAATGATCTTTTAACCAAAGCACTTGTTGCCTGGGCAGCGGGTTTAACTTCCAGCGTTCTTAAGGTGTCATAATAGGCCAATGCCTGATCATTATTCCTTTCATAAAAGGCAAGGTCGCCTAAAATCCGATAATATGATTTTAAAACGGCGGTGTCCCGTATTTCAAAATGGCCCAGGTCCGACAAAAGGTCTTTTTTCAACTGTTCCTTTAGCGCCCTGATATGGTTTCTATCTGCCAGCAAAACATTCAGGCTGTCGGTAATTGGATAAGTGTGGATGGGCAGCGGCGAGCCGGGTGCGTTTTTTAATTTTTGCCCGAAACAGTTAGTAATAAACGGGTTAAGTAAAATTAAAGATGCGATGATTAATTTCCCGGGATACGAAAAGCTAACATGGATTGAATTGCGATAATTGAACATGCCTGAGGTTTGAACTCAAAAATATATAATATTTTAAAGACTAGAAAGAGCCGTAGCTCTTGATTGAAACGGTCGATAAAATCCTTTCAATCAATAAATTAAGTTTTAGATAGATCATGATCGCGTAGCTTCAGATAATCTGCCTTCCAATCAGCGGTTTTGCAATTTAATCCGGTAACTTTTTTTGCGGGTGAATATTTCCCTTCCATTTAGCAGTAATTCCGGAACAACCAGCGCAAAAAGCATTAATGACCATAGCACAATACTAAAATCGTCGGGTGTTATCCTGCTGTAAAAAGGAAGCGGATTTAGCACGCGCGACAAAACAAAGATGAGAGTGATTCCATAACTCCTGCTCATCCAAACCTTATGCGCTGCGATCTGCCCGTTAATTGCGGCGGCATAAGCAATAAGCGTTGTTACAAACCAAAGTATAGCCTGTGCAGTCCCCGCTGATTCCAGGTGAACTCCGCTTCCGGGAACCGGGTATTTTTCCTGGATAATCAGCGCCAGCACCGAAGCAGCCAAAACAGCGCAAATGTAAACTGTGCCAAGCCTGCGGTGCAACAGCGGGTTTGTTTTGCGCACCCGCGACGAGAATTGCAACGGCCCCGCGATAAGCGCAGTTACGCCGCATAAAGCATGCGGAAATATTAGCCATAGCATCTCTGCCATCCGCCTGTGGTTATCGTTATTGACGGTAATGAGCGGCAACTCGGTAAAAAGCAAAACCGATATAAATAAAATGCCGATAAAAAAGTATAATATTATTTTGGCGTTTACAGGGAATAACGGAGCTATGGGAAAATTCCCAGGTGAATTATCGTCGCGTTTCATAAATAAATTAATAAAGTGAAGGCTGTATTTCTTTGTGTTTTCTATTCGTTTAAACCGGGCCCGATAGGGTTGCTTAAGACTGCATTATTAAAAATTGGCTTGCATTTTAGCTGACTTAACCCTTTAAACCATATTTTTCAATAATTGGCTGTCTTTTTTCGGGGAAGGTTGTTATCCCAAACCGCTTATCCAGATTTTTTAACCTGGCGGCAATTTGAGGGTCTTGCGGCGACAGGTTATTCTTCACCATATCCGGGAAGATCTGGTGAAATAGTTCTTCCAAAAAATCTTCAAAATTTTGATTGAAATACATATCAATAAACCGAAGCGGCTTTTCAGACCCATTCCAAAATGTGTGCTCAAGTTTTCTCGGCCTGAAATGCCAGCCACCGGCTCTGATTTCTTCCACATTGCCATCTACTATAACGGTAGCAGTTCCTTCAAGTACCAGCATCAATTCGTCCAGTCCTTTATGAACATGCGGTGCGGGCCCCATGGTGCGGGGGGCAACTGCTGTTTCCACGCACGAAAATTGCATGTTTGTTTTCGAACTTCTTACCCAGGTACGGATGTCAATTCCGCCGGAGCCCGGCTGCAAAGGTTGTTGCGGCGGCAAATAAAAAGGTAAAAGGGGCTGGGAGTCCTTTTGTTCATCTCTGCTTTGGGTTTGTTCCCTGCCGAAAGCAAACTGTGCCAGGCCAACACCCGCTGTAGCCATTGCCATGTTTTGCACCCAATTGCGTCTTGACACGCTCATGTCTTTTTTCATTTTTTATTTTACTTAGTGAAGGTTAAGCTGCTGTAAATCAAAAGCAAAGTACAGTTAAAAAATGTGAATTAGAATGATTTACCTAAAGGTAATAGACTTACCTTTAGGTAATAAAACAAACACTATGTCAGCAAAAGAATTATATGTTGGGTGCCCCGTGCAGCACGCGCGGAAATACCTGGGCGGGAAATGGCAAATTGCCATACTTTCAAATTTGAAAAAGCAGCCAGCGCGATTTGTGGAATTGAAAAATATGCTGCCGGGAATTAGTGATAAAGTATTGTCGCAGGACTTGCAGTTTTTTGAACAGGCAGGGATCGTTCAAAAAGAAATATTTGCCTGTATTCCCCCAAGGGTAGAATACAAGCTTACGCCCCAGGGTTTAACGCTCATCCCGGTTATTGAAACGATAGTTAAATGGGGCTATTGTCATTTACAGGAAGAAAAAGTTAACCGGTCAACACGTTCAACCCCGGCAAGTGTGATTGCCGATATTGAAGCCATGTTAGCCAAATAACAATTTCATTCACTGGTATTAAAAGTGAATGATTTAACCTAGTTGGCCTGGTAAACATTATTCGTCCTGTCTACATCCGGGTAAACCTGTTCAGGGTCTATAATAACTTTGGTAACGGGTTCAGCTTTGTTGGCGGTAAAGGTATAGGAGTGGGTATATTCCCAAATTTCGACAGGGAAGGTCCGCAGTTCCTTTTGCCCGCTGGCGTAGGTTATTTCAACTACCAGCGGCATGACTGCTTTTTCCATGTTTTCAATAGCGATCCGGGTTTTGTTTTTAGCAGAGTTTTCTACCCTGGTTATTTTTTGATCGAGCTTGAAATTTTCTATAAACATTGATTTCCAGAACCACGTAAGGTCTTCGCCTGTTGAATTGTTAATGCTTCTGAAAAAATCAAACGGGGTAGGGTGCTTGTATGCCCAGTTGCGGATGTATTGGCTGAAAGCGCGGTCAAAACGCCCGGCTCCAAGCACCTGGTTGCGTAACAGTGCCAGTAAATAAGCAACCTTCTGGTATTCTATAGTATAAACCTGGTTGCCGGGTATGGCATCTGGCCGGGTAATAATCGGTTTCAGCGTATCTGCAAAAAGCGCGGTTACCGGAATGTCAATTTCTTTGTACCCAATAAATTCGCCTTTGTTGAATTCTTTGGTTGCCATGTTATCCATAAAAAGATTAAACCCTTCGTCCATCCATGCATACTTGCGTTCATTGCTGCCCACCACCATCGGGAACCAGGTATGGCCCAATTCGTGGTTTACCACTGCCCAGTACATGTTCCCGGTATCTTTTGCCGCGCAAAACACCATACCCGGGTACTCCATACCATCAAGATTTGATGCCACGTTTACCGCCTTGTTAAAAGGATAGGTGAGCCATTTTTTTGAGAAATACTGCAGCGTGAACTTTACATATTCGGATGACCGGGCCCAACTGTTAGGCTTTAGCGACTCAGCCGGGTACAGTGAGCAGGCCATAATGCGTTTTTCATCGCTAACCGGAAAACTCAGTGCCTCCCAGATAAACGATTTTGAGGCCGTCCAGGCAAAATCCCTGGTGTTATCCATTTTAAATTTCCACGTGCAGGTAGGCTTCGCCGGCCTTGAGCCTGCATCTTTTACCTCTTTTGCCGATCTTATAAAAACAGGTTCTGAGCTATCCTTTGCCAGTTTCCAGCGTTTTAGCTGTTCAGGGGTTAAAACCTCCTCCGGGTTCAGCAGGTCGCCGGAGGCTTCAACAATATAGGAAGAGGGGAGCGTAATGTTCACGTTGAAGTTGCCAAAGTCGAGGTAAAATTCACCGTTGCCCAGGTAGGGTAGGGTATTCCATCCTTCAACATCGTCCAAAACACACATCCTTGGGTACCATTGAGCAACAGCATAAATATTACCGTCTTTGGTTTGCAGCAGGTCCGTCCGGTTAACCTGGAAATCGGCATTCTTATAGTTTACCGGGAACCGGTAGCTGTAATGAATACTGAAGCTTATTTTTTGCCCGCTTTTTAACGTCTGTGGCAAATGCAGCTGCATCCGGGTGTCGTAAACCTGGTAATCTATTTTCGCCCCGTTATTATCATTCAGCTTAATATCTGTAATATCGAATCCGCCGTCGGTTATTTTTTCTTCGGGGTTTTTGTAAAGGAACAGGCCCGCCAGCACGCCTTTTGAATCTTTTTTATACACATTCTGTTCCAGCTGCATCCACAAAGCAGAAAGCGCTTTAGGGCTATTATTGGTATAGGTTACTGTTACGGTTCCCGTTACCAGGTTATTTTTATCATCAAGGCTTACATCTATTACATAATCCGACTGGTTTTGCCAGTACGCAGGGCCTGGCTCCCCGGTGGCTGCCCGGTACTCATTACCCGCCGGTAAAATCGGTAGCGCCGGGAATAAATCAGACGGATTGTACTTTGATTGGCCAAATGACAGATGACAGGCAAAAGTTAAAAGGGTGAGGGCTGCAAATTTGAGGAAATTGCTGTAACGTAAAGTTGTATGCATGTAATAAATGTTTGATTGCTGTTTTAACCTCAAATATAAACTATCAGGGCTGTTACACAAGTACACCGGCGCATCTCGCAGGGCTTAATTGTGTTTTAATTTAATATTAAGAAATGAGCGGATGTTTAGCTTTTTTCTGAGGTATAATTCCCCTAATGTTAATTAAATAAAACCATTTTATTAACAAAGTAATCCGGGGGCAAAACTTCAGAATTTCTACAAATTCTGGCAGCTCTCTTTGCAAAAAAAACTCGTCATGGAGCAATTATTCAATAACGTAAATTCTTTTTCTGTGTCCCTTAAAAACGTGTTGGGTACCCTTTTATTCTC of Mucilaginibacter xinganensis contains these proteins:
- a CDS encoding DUF2306 domain-containing protein; the encoded protein is MKRDDNSPGNFPIAPLFPVNAKIILYFFIGILFISVLLFTELPLITVNNDNHRRMAEMLWLIFPHALCGVTALIAGPLQFSSRVRKTNPLLHRRLGTVYICAVLAASVLALIIQEKYPVPGSGVHLESAGTAQAILWFVTTLIAYAAAINGQIAAHKVWMSRSYGITLIFVLSRVLNPLPFYSRITPDDFSIVLWSLMLFALVVPELLLNGREIFTRKKSYRIKLQNR
- a CDS encoding cupin domain-containing protein; amino-acid sequence: MKKDMSVSRRNWVQNMAMATAGVGLAQFAFGREQTQSRDEQKDSQPLLPFYLPPQQPLQPGSGGIDIRTWVRSSKTNMQFSCVETAVAPRTMGPAPHVHKGLDELMLVLEGTATVIVDGNVEEIRAGGWHFRPRKLEHTFWNGSEKPLRFIDMYFNQNFEDFLEELFHQIFPDMVKNNLSPQDPQIAARLKNLDKRFGITTFPEKRQPIIEKYGLKG
- a CDS encoding winged helix-turn-helix transcriptional regulator, translating into MSAKELYVGCPVQHARKYLGGKWQIAILSNLKKQPARFVELKNMLPGISDKVLSQDLQFFEQAGIVQKEIFACIPPRVEYKLTPQGLTLIPVIETIVKWGYCHLQEEKVNRSTRSTPASVIADIEAMLAK
- a CDS encoding M1 family metallopeptidase, encoding MHTTLRYSNFLKFAALTLLTFACHLSFGQSKYNPSDLFPALPILPAGNEYRAATGEPGPAYWQNQSDYVIDVSLDDKNNLVTGTVTVTYTNNSPKALSALWMQLEQNVYKKDSKGVLAGLFLYKNPEEKITDGGFDITDIKLNDNNGAKIDYQVYDTRMQLHLPQTLKSGQKISFSIHYSYRFPVNYKNADFQVNRTDLLQTKDGNIYAVAQWYPRMCVLDDVEGWNTLPYLGNGEFYLDFGNFNVNITLPSSYIVEASGDLLNPEEVLTPEQLKRWKLAKDSSEPVFIRSAKEVKDAGSRPAKPTCTWKFKMDNTRDFAWTASKSFIWEALSFPVSDEKRIMACSLYPAESLKPNSWARSSEYVKFTLQYFSKKWLTYPFNKAVNVASNLDGMEYPGMVFCAAKDTGNMYWAVVNHELGHTWFPMVVGSNERKYAWMDEGFNLFMDNMATKEFNKGEFIGYKEIDIPVTALFADTLKPIITRPDAIPGNQVYTIEYQKVAYLLALLRNQVLGAGRFDRAFSQYIRNWAYKHPTPFDFFRSINNSTGEDLTWFWKSMFIENFKLDQKITRVENSAKNKTRIAIENMEKAVMPLVVEITYASGQKELRTFPVEIWEYTHSYTFTANKAEPVTKVIIDPEQVYPDVDRTNNVYQAN